A DNA window from Acidimicrobiia bacterium contains the following coding sequences:
- a CDS encoding SMP-30/gluconolactonase/LRE family protein yields MAADREIRTIVGGLTFAEGPRWHDRRLWFSDFYTHRVLRCDADGSNVETVCEVPGQPSGLGWLPDGRLLVVSMTDRRLLRREADGALSAAADLSSLATWHCNDMVVDSHGNAFVGNFGFDLEAEPVNPVDATITRVTPDGDVSPAADGMAFPNGSVITPDGRTMIVAETVGERITAFDLAEDGTLSNRRVWADVAGSFPDGMCLDSDGAVWFADALGAACVRVAEGGAVLDRIEPGRGCFACMLGGEDRRTLYLMLANSAHSADVTARRDAEVVAVDVDVPGAGLP; encoded by the coding sequence GTGGCCGCAGACCGCGAGATACGGACCATCGTCGGCGGACTCACCTTCGCCGAGGGACCACGCTGGCACGACCGCCGGCTGTGGTTCTCCGACTTCTACACGCACCGCGTCCTGCGTTGCGACGCCGACGGCTCGAACGTCGAGACGGTCTGCGAGGTTCCCGGTCAGCCGTCGGGTCTGGGCTGGCTGCCCGACGGGCGCCTCCTGGTGGTGTCGATGACCGACCGTCGGCTCCTGCGGCGCGAGGCCGACGGCGCCCTCTCGGCGGCGGCCGATCTGTCGTCGCTCGCCACGTGGCACTGCAACGACATGGTCGTCGACTCCCACGGCAATGCGTTCGTGGGCAACTTCGGGTTCGACCTCGAGGCCGAGCCGGTGAACCCGGTCGACGCCACGATCACCCGCGTGACCCCCGACGGTGACGTCAGCCCGGCCGCCGACGGGATGGCGTTTCCCAACGGCAGCGTGATCACGCCCGACGGGCGGACGATGATCGTGGCGGAGACCGTGGGTGAGAGGATCACGGCGTTCGACCTCGCCGAGGACGGCACGCTCTCCAACCGGCGTGTCTGGGCCGACGTGGCGGGCTCCTTTCCCGACGGGATGTGCCTCGACTCCGACGGCGCGGTGTGGTTCGCCGACGCCCTGGGTGCGGCGTGCGTGCGGGTCGCCGAAGGCGGTGCGGTCCTCGACCGCATCGAGCCGGGCCGGGGATGTTTCGCCTGCATGCTCGGTGGCGAGGACCGCCGGACCCTCTACCTGATGCTCGCCAACTCGGCCCACTCCGCCGACGTCACCGCGAGGCGCGACGCGGAGGTCGTGGCGGTCGACGTCGACGTCCCCGGAGCCGGGCTTCCCTGA
- a CDS encoding AMP-binding protein, which yields MWPGPHAEKNPDKPAVVLDDTGEILTYKELDDRSNRLAQLLADAGLGFGDHLAFVCGNDLRFHELCWAAQRSGIYYTAINWHFNADEVSYIVDDCDATALIVSDEFRGMAAEITPKLDDSVATRLIIGGTLDGWENYEDAVARFPAEPIAEELEGHAMLYSSGTTGRPKGVKYHLERQPIGTTPILVEVFRNLYGFDEDSVYLHPAPLYHSAPLQFTMLALRLGATVVITRRFDPEGALRAIDRHEVTHSQWVPTMFVRMLKLPEEVRNGYDVSSMKVAIHAAAPCPVSMKRAMIEWWGPVIHEYYAATEGIGATFIDSEEWLEHPGSVGKPVLGPIHIVDDDGNEVPAGEVGVVWFEGGGSPVTFEYHKDEEKTKESHNEDGWATTFDMGYVDEEGYLYLTDRKTFMIISGGVNIYPQEAENLLVEHPKVMDAAVFGVPNEEMGEEVKAVVQPIDMADAGDDFEQELIAYLRSNLAHYKCPASVDFEAELPRHDTGKLYKRLLRDRYWGEAGSRIVQ from the coding sequence ATGTGGCCCGGCCCCCACGCAGAGAAGAACCCCGACAAGCCGGCGGTGGTCCTCGACGACACCGGCGAGATCCTCACGTACAAGGAGCTCGACGACCGCTCGAACCGCCTCGCGCAGCTCCTGGCGGATGCCGGCCTGGGCTTCGGCGACCACCTCGCCTTCGTGTGCGGCAACGACCTCCGCTTCCACGAGCTGTGCTGGGCCGCCCAGCGCAGCGGGATCTACTACACCGCCATCAACTGGCACTTCAATGCCGACGAGGTCTCCTACATCGTCGACGACTGCGACGCCACGGCCCTGATCGTCTCCGACGAGTTCCGGGGAATGGCCGCCGAGATCACTCCGAAGCTCGACGACTCGGTGGCGACGCGTCTCATCATCGGCGGGACGCTCGACGGTTGGGAAAACTACGAGGACGCTGTCGCCCGCTTCCCCGCCGAGCCCATCGCCGAGGAGCTCGAGGGCCACGCCATGCTCTACTCCTCGGGAACCACGGGTCGCCCCAAGGGCGTGAAGTACCACCTCGAGCGTCAGCCCATCGGTACCACACCGATCCTGGTGGAGGTGTTCCGCAACCTGTACGGGTTCGACGAGGACTCCGTCTACCTGCACCCCGCCCCGCTGTACCACTCGGCACCGCTCCAGTTCACGATGCTGGCTCTGCGGCTGGGCGCCACCGTCGTGATCACGAGGCGCTTCGACCCCGAGGGCGCGCTGCGCGCCATCGACCGGCACGAGGTCACGCACTCGCAGTGGGTCCCGACGATGTTCGTGCGGATGCTCAAGCTGCCCGAGGAGGTTCGCAACGGCTACGACGTGTCGTCGATGAAGGTCGCCATCCACGCGGCCGCGCCATGCCCGGTATCGATGAAGCGGGCGATGATCGAGTGGTGGGGACCGGTGATCCACGAGTACTACGCCGCTACGGAGGGGATCGGCGCCACCTTCATCGACTCCGAGGAGTGGCTGGAACACCCGGGCTCGGTCGGAAAGCCCGTCCTCGGCCCCATCCACATCGTCGACGACGACGGCAACGAGGTCCCCGCGGGCGAGGTCGGGGTCGTGTGGTTCGAAGGGGGCGGGAGCCCCGTCACGTTCGAGTACCACAAGGACGAGGAGAAGACGAAGGAGTCGCACAACGAGGACGGCTGGGCGACGACGTTCGACATGGGCTACGTCGACGAGGAGGGTTACCTGTACCTCACCGACCGCAAGACGTTCATGATCATCTCGGGCGGCGTGAACATCTACCCCCAGGAGGCCGAGAACCTGCTGGTGGAGCATCCGAAGGTCATGGACGCCGCCGTGTTCGGGGTGCCCAACGAGGAGATGGGCGAAGAGGTCAAGGCGGTCGTGCAGCCCATCGACATGGCCGACGCCGGCGACGACTTCGAACAGGAGCTCATCGCCTACCTCCGGAGCAACCTCGCGCACTACAAGTGCCCCGCCTCGGTCGACTTCGAGGCCGAGCTCCCCCGCCACGACACCGGCAAGCTCTACAAGCGACTCCTGCGCGACCGCTACTGGGGCGAGGCCGGGTCGAGAATCGTCCAGTGA
- a CDS encoding ATP-binding cassette domain-containing protein, with translation MNEFLRFAILGLGSGAVYGLAALGIVLTYRGSGIVNFAQGAVGMVCAFVFYNARDSGTSTLVAWSEALLLGAAIGALTHILVMRPLRRAPVLSRLIATLGLFTVLLGFGQSRWGDTPRIVTKLLPVDGVTLWGDVSIGRDRLFILAIGVGLTVALTAVYRWTKFGLSTQAVAENRRATSAQGISPDVIATANWALGGVLAALAAILIVNLTGLDVVGLTLLVVPALAAALVGNFRSFGLTLAGGLLIGILESEVAYTQIRFDVTLNGWARSIPFLVIVIVLVVRGRALPLRGEGIEKPPEIGTGRIRPVALLTASAVVAVLIAFVFSTTLVEAATTTLALGIIILSLVVVTGYTGQLSLAQFALAGMGAWIGARAIANWDVPFELAFLLGVVGAVPIGVLVGLPALRTRGVNLAVATLGLALVIESLILANFDRTGGVTGTSIGSVRFFGIDFDTFAHPERYALLALLLFVGCGLLVANLRRGRAGRRLVAVRANERAATALGISVFRAKLYAFGLSAALAAVGGVLIGFRRPNVTFFPTFSVFQSIFVVIYAVIGGIGFVLGAVIGAAVAPGNFVVKLVGGSFDNERTVQVILGVALIVILVLIPNGIASLRASKLPVPKFRAWVAKRREARPVDALPDVGRPRIPTMRLRAENVTVRFGGVTALDDVSLEIRPGEIHGLIGPNGAGKTTLIDAMTGFVSCSGGRILLDDVPVDRWSARRRAVSGIGRSFQNLELFESMTVRDNLRTASDPRDVRAYVTDLVAPGRAPLGAGAVAAVREFGIEATLDEFPDELPYGVRRQVAIARTVATAPAVLLLDEPAAGLDGSESEELGRLVRRLADDWGMAVLMIEHDVSLVMDICDRVSVLDFGRKIAEGTPADVRDDPVVVAAYLGVDDTGGPGPEDPVGWEVGMGGDADRPPSSRVAVTSGPGAGTVDDIPGGPASVLAEPLVRAAGLSAGYGDLAAVRDLDLDVRPGEVVALLGPNGAGKSTTMLTLAGELSPLAGSVELFGADTSAPLHRRVRYGLGFVPEERSVIMGLSVGANLRLGRGDRQTAVDIFPELAPLLRRRAGLCSGGEQQILTLARALAAEPSLLLVDELSLGLAPKVVRRLLRAVRAAADDGVGVLLVEQHAREALEFADRAYVLHHGRLAVSGSAAELADDFGAIERAYLSGMAVDDT, from the coding sequence ATGAACGAGTTCCTACGTTTCGCAATCCTCGGCCTGGGTTCCGGCGCCGTCTACGGCCTCGCGGCGCTCGGCATCGTGCTGACCTACCGCGGATCGGGCATCGTCAACTTCGCCCAGGGTGCCGTCGGCATGGTGTGCGCCTTCGTGTTCTACAACGCCCGCGACTCCGGCACATCGACTCTCGTCGCCTGGAGTGAGGCCCTTCTCCTCGGAGCGGCCATCGGAGCGCTGACGCACATCCTCGTGATGCGGCCGCTTCGCCGGGCACCCGTGCTGTCACGCCTGATCGCCACGCTGGGCCTGTTCACCGTCCTGCTCGGTTTCGGGCAGTCCCGCTGGGGAGACACCCCCCGCATCGTCACAAAGCTGCTGCCCGTCGACGGCGTGACGCTGTGGGGTGACGTCTCGATCGGGCGCGACCGCCTGTTCATTCTCGCCATCGGCGTGGGCCTCACTGTCGCGCTGACGGCCGTCTACCGGTGGACGAAGTTCGGCCTCTCGACCCAGGCGGTGGCCGAGAACCGCCGCGCCACATCGGCCCAGGGGATCTCCCCCGACGTCATCGCCACCGCCAACTGGGCACTCGGCGGGGTCCTGGCGGCACTCGCGGCGATCCTCATCGTGAACCTCACCGGCCTCGATGTCGTGGGCCTCACGCTGCTGGTCGTCCCCGCGCTGGCTGCGGCCCTGGTCGGGAATTTCCGGTCGTTCGGACTGACGCTCGCCGGTGGGCTGCTCATCGGGATCCTCGAGTCGGAGGTGGCCTACACGCAGATCCGTTTCGATGTGACACTCAACGGATGGGCCCGCTCAATCCCGTTCCTCGTGATCGTGATCGTGCTGGTCGTGCGCGGACGGGCTCTGCCGCTCCGGGGTGAGGGCATCGAGAAGCCGCCCGAGATCGGCACAGGACGGATCCGGCCTGTCGCCCTGCTCACAGCCTCGGCCGTGGTTGCGGTTCTGATCGCGTTCGTGTTCTCCACGACCCTCGTGGAGGCGGCCACCACGACCCTCGCCCTGGGCATCATCATCCTGTCGCTGGTCGTGGTGACGGGCTACACGGGGCAGTTGTCGCTGGCGCAGTTCGCCCTGGCCGGAATGGGCGCGTGGATCGGCGCGCGCGCCATCGCCAACTGGGACGTCCCCTTCGAGCTCGCGTTCCTCCTGGGGGTCGTGGGTGCGGTGCCGATCGGCGTCCTGGTCGGACTTCCGGCGCTTCGGACTCGAGGCGTGAATCTCGCCGTGGCCACCCTGGGCCTGGCGCTCGTGATCGAGAGCCTGATCCTCGCCAACTTCGACAGAACGGGCGGCGTCACCGGGACATCGATCGGCTCCGTGCGCTTCTTCGGGATCGACTTCGACACCTTCGCTCATCCTGAGCGCTACGCCCTCCTGGCGCTCCTCCTGTTCGTCGGCTGCGGGCTCCTCGTCGCGAACCTCCGGCGGGGCCGCGCGGGACGCCGCCTCGTCGCGGTGCGTGCCAACGAGCGGGCGGCGACCGCTCTCGGCATCAGCGTCTTTCGCGCCAAGCTCTACGCCTTCGGGCTCTCGGCAGCCCTGGCGGCCGTGGGAGGCGTCCTGATCGGTTTCCGTCGCCCCAACGTCACGTTCTTCCCGACGTTCTCGGTGTTCCAGTCGATCTTCGTCGTCATCTACGCCGTCATCGGCGGCATCGGGTTCGTCCTCGGCGCGGTGATCGGCGCGGCCGTCGCCCCGGGCAACTTCGTGGTGAAGCTCGTGGGGGGCTCGTTCGACAACGAGCGGACCGTGCAGGTCATTCTCGGGGTGGCGCTGATCGTCATTCTCGTTTTGATCCCCAACGGCATCGCCAGCCTGAGGGCCTCGAAGCTGCCCGTCCCGAAGTTCCGGGCGTGGGTCGCGAAGCGACGTGAGGCCCGCCCGGTCGACGCACTCCCCGATGTCGGGCGACCGCGAATCCCGACGATGAGGCTTCGAGCCGAGAACGTCACGGTCCGTTTCGGCGGTGTCACGGCACTCGATGACGTGAGCCTCGAGATCAGGCCCGGGGAGATCCACGGCCTGATCGGGCCCAACGGTGCGGGCAAGACGACTCTCATCGATGCCATGACGGGTTTCGTGTCGTGCTCGGGCGGTCGGATCCTTCTCGACGACGTGCCGGTCGACCGGTGGTCGGCCCGACGCCGCGCGGTGTCGGGCATCGGGCGCTCGTTCCAGAACCTCGAGCTCTTCGAGTCCATGACCGTGCGCGACAACCTGCGGACCGCGTCCGATCCACGCGATGTGCGCGCCTACGTCACCGACCTCGTCGCTCCGGGCAGAGCACCGCTCGGGGCGGGTGCGGTGGCAGCCGTCCGTGAGTTCGGGATCGAAGCAACGCTCGACGAGTTTCCCGACGAGTTGCCGTACGGGGTACGTCGGCAGGTGGCCATTGCGCGGACCGTGGCGACCGCTCCGGCGGTCCTGCTGCTGGACGAGCCGGCGGCCGGCCTCGACGGATCCGAATCGGAGGAGCTCGGCCGTCTGGTGCGGCGCCTGGCCGACGACTGGGGCATGGCCGTGCTCATGATCGAGCACGACGTGTCGCTCGTCATGGACATCTGCGACAGGGTGAGCGTTCTCGATTTCGGTCGGAAGATCGCCGAAGGCACCCCCGCCGACGTGCGAGACGATCCCGTTGTCGTGGCCGCCTATCTCGGTGTCGACGACACGGGCGGGCCCGGACCGGAGGATCCGGTGGGCTGGGAGGTCGGTATGGGCGGTGACGCCGACAGGCCGCCGTCGTCTCGTGTCGCGGTCACGTCCGGGCCCGGGGCGGGGACGGTCGACGACATTCCGGGAGGGCCGGCATCCGTTCTGGCGGAGCCACTGGTGCGCGCTGCAGGCCTCTCGGCGGGCTATGGCGATCTCGCGGCTGTGCGCGACCTCGACCTCGACGTTCGGCCCGGTGAGGTCGTGGCGCTGCTCGGCCCGAACGGGGCGGGGAAGTCGACCACGATGCTGACGCTGGCCGGCGAGCTGTCGCCGCTCGCGGGGAGCGTGGAGTTGTTCGGAGCCGACACGAGCGCGCCGCTGCACCGGAGAGTGCGCTACGGCCTGGGCTTCGTCCCCGAGGAGCGCTCGGTGATCATGGGGCTGAGTGTGGGAGCCAACCTCCGCCTCGGTCGGGGCGACCGCCAGACCGCGGTCGACATCTTCCCGGAGCTCGCACCACTCCTCCGACGTCGTGCGGGCCTGTGCTCGGGTGGCGAGCAGCAGATCCTCACGCTCGCACGCGCCCTGGCGGCCGAGCCGTCTCTTCTCCTCGTCGACGAGTTGTCGCTCGGTCTCGCCCCCAAGGTCGTCCGGCGGCTGCTCCGGGCGGTGCGGGCCGCCGCAGACGACGGGGTCGGCGTACTCCTGGTGGAGCAGCACGCACGCGAGGCGCTCGAGTTCGCCGACCGCGCCTATGTTCTTCACCACGGGCGCCTGGCCGTCAGTGGCAGCGCCGCCGAGCTCGCCGACGACTTCGGTGCGATCGAGCGGGCGTACCTCTCCGGTATGGCGGTCGACGACACGTAA
- a CDS encoding enoyl-CoA hydratase-related protein — MSHETIITDVDDVGVATVTLNRPDARNAFNLTMQREFFEAMWQFEADDAVRAIVVTGAGKGFCSGVDLADSGAFGAEAHAEHDAELGVDSDTIAEKSAFWTMRTPVIGALNGAAVGAGLTLSLLFDVRFAAEDAKLAFVFSRRGIIPEANSTWLLPRLVGVSRAMELLVGAQTVLGTEAAEIGLVSRALPAGEVLPAAQEFARDIAVNCAPLPTALIKRLVSEGLTQTDRLASMQRETKLTWWVGEQPDAVEGVMAYLEKRDPVWTGSKSTELPEKLADPTGSGG; from the coding sequence ATGAGCCACGAGACGATCATCACCGACGTCGACGACGTCGGTGTCGCCACCGTCACGCTGAATCGCCCCGACGCCCGTAACGCCTTCAACCTCACGATGCAGCGCGAGTTCTTCGAGGCGATGTGGCAGTTCGAGGCCGACGACGCTGTGAGAGCGATCGTCGTGACGGGGGCCGGGAAGGGTTTCTGCTCGGGAGTGGATCTCGCCGATAGCGGCGCCTTCGGGGCCGAGGCACACGCCGAGCACGACGCCGAGCTCGGGGTCGACTCCGACACGATCGCCGAGAAGTCCGCCTTCTGGACGATGCGAACACCGGTGATCGGCGCACTCAACGGCGCGGCGGTGGGTGCAGGGCTCACGTTGTCGCTGCTCTTCGACGTGCGTTTCGCGGCCGAGGACGCCAAGCTGGCCTTCGTGTTCTCCCGGCGGGGGATCATTCCCGAGGCCAACTCGACGTGGCTGCTTCCACGGCTCGTGGGGGTGTCACGGGCCATGGAGCTCCTCGTGGGGGCGCAAACGGTCCTCGGTACCGAGGCGGCCGAGATCGGTCTCGTGTCCCGGGCACTTCCCGCCGGGGAGGTCCTTCCTGCCGCACAGGAGTTCGCCCGTGACATCGCCGTGAACTGTGCGCCCCTGCCGACGGCGCTGATCAAGCGCCTCGTGTCGGAGGGGCTCACCCAGACGGACCGGCTCGCGTCCATGCAGCGGGAGACCAAGCTGACCTGGTGGGTCGGCGAGCAGCCCGATGCTGTGGAGGGGGTGATGGCCTACCTGGAGAAACGCGATCCGGTGTGGACCGGCTCCAAGAGCACCGAGCTCCCCGAGAAGCTGGCCGACCCCACCGGCTCCGGAGGCTGA
- a CDS encoding enoyl-CoA hydratase-related protein, with the protein MTALATYEITDGVGTLTLDRPDAMNALTLEMAAEIEQALADAESDPDVRCLVLTGAGKAFCAGDDVNEAWEGDSLEKGLAPLKKAIPKTTPETTRLLEFEKPVIAAVNGIAVGVGMDLTLVADIRLANQYAKFGAFYVNFNLIADFASMRRLPQLVGPSRAAELLFTGDLIGADEAERIGLVSRVVDADDLLEEAQALAARIAAKPPAALRYMKAGLAKGTHMTYADLAGLGEFISRTLVTLFDTDDHAEAVAAFTEGREGRFTGR; encoded by the coding sequence GTGACTGCGCTCGCGACGTACGAGATCACCGACGGTGTGGGCACACTCACCCTCGACCGGCCCGACGCCATGAACGCCCTGACCCTCGAGATGGCCGCCGAGATCGAGCAGGCTCTCGCCGACGCCGAGTCGGACCCCGACGTGCGCTGCCTGGTCCTCACCGGGGCCGGCAAGGCGTTCTGCGCCGGCGACGACGTCAACGAGGCGTGGGAGGGCGACAGCCTCGAGAAGGGTCTCGCCCCCCTGAAGAAGGCGATCCCGAAGACGACGCCCGAGACGACCCGCCTCCTCGAGTTCGAGAAGCCGGTCATCGCGGCGGTGAACGGCATCGCGGTGGGTGTCGGGATGGACCTCACCCTCGTGGCCGACATCCGCCTCGCCAACCAGTACGCGAAGTTCGGCGCCTTCTACGTGAACTTCAACCTCATCGCCGACTTCGCCAGCATGCGACGGCTCCCGCAGCTCGTCGGACCGTCCCGGGCTGCCGAGCTGCTCTTCACCGGAGACCTCATCGGGGCGGACGAGGCGGAGCGCATCGGGCTCGTGAGCCGTGTCGTTGACGCCGACGACCTCCTCGAGGAGGCGCAGGCACTCGCCGCCAGGATCGCGGCCAAGCCACCCGCCGCCCTCAGGTACATGAAGGCGGGGCTCGCCAAGGGCACACACATGACCTACGCCGACCTCGCCGGGCTGGGTGAGTTCATCTCGCGCACGCTCGTCACCCTCTTCGACACCGACGATCACGCCGAGGCGGTCGCGGCCTTCACGGAAGGGCGCGAGGGGCGTTTCACAGGCCGCTAG
- a CDS encoding TIGR03084 family metal-binding protein — MSREEDLNAVADDLEAEEQVLDDLVASLDDVGWNTATLAEGWTVRDTIGHLTASEEMASVAASDPDAFADYLAGVIERLDEFEGGITPDLVPLLNDELLEQWRRRRRVTIDAVRALGPDARIPWAGPSMKGRAFLTARLMETWCHGRDVFDALGAVAPATDRLRHVAHLGAVTREFAYANRGREAPGGDIRIELEPPDGGEPWTWGPTDAADRVTGVAEDFCLVVTQRRNVADTGLVVEGGAAEDWMTVVQCFAGPATDPPAPGTRVP; from the coding sequence ATGAGTCGTGAAGAAGACCTGAACGCCGTCGCCGACGATCTCGAGGCCGAGGAGCAGGTTCTCGACGACCTCGTTGCGAGTCTCGACGACGTGGGCTGGAACACGGCGACGCTCGCCGAAGGGTGGACGGTGCGCGACACCATCGGACACCTCACAGCCTCGGAGGAGATGGCGTCGGTCGCCGCCTCCGACCCTGACGCCTTCGCCGACTACCTGGCAGGTGTCATCGAGCGGCTCGACGAGTTCGAGGGCGGCATCACGCCGGATCTGGTGCCGCTCTTGAACGACGAGCTGCTGGAGCAGTGGCGCAGGCGCCGCCGGGTGACGATCGACGCCGTACGCGCCCTCGGGCCGGACGCACGTATTCCGTGGGCAGGCCCGTCGATGAAGGGGCGGGCGTTCCTCACGGCACGGCTCATGGAGACCTGGTGCCACGGCCGCGACGTCTTCGACGCCCTCGGAGCCGTGGCACCCGCCACGGACCGTCTGCGTCACGTCGCCCACCTGGGCGCGGTGACCCGCGAGTTCGCGTACGCCAACCGCGGGCGGGAGGCGCCCGGCGGCGACATCCGCATCGAGCTCGAGCCACCCGACGGTGGTGAGCCGTGGACGTGGGGCCCGACCGACGCCGCCGACAGGGTGACCGGCGTGGCGGAGGACTTCTGTCTCGTCGTCACCCAACGCCGCAACGTCGCCGACACGGGGCTCGTGGTCGAAGGCGGCGCTGCCGAGGACTGGATGACGGTGGTCCAGTGCTTCGCGGGGCCGGCGACGGACCCGCCGGCACCGGGCACCCGCGTGCCCTGA